Genomic DNA from Pseudodesulfovibrio senegalensis:
CGCACCGGGAACCGCAGGTGATGGCCACCATGGTCTTGTCGTGGCGGCCCACCAGCTCCAGTTGCTGGCGGATGGTCTTGGCCACGCCGTTGACCTCGTCGAAGGTGTCCGTGAAATGGGCCATGCGCAGGCCTTTTTTGTCGCCTTTTTTGGGCATGGAATCCATGCGTACCTTGAACCGTTCGGCGCAGCGCATGCAGAATTCGCGTTCGCTGGAAAAGAGGTCGTAGCCCACGAAGTAGGGTGCCAGCAGGGCGTACAGGGAGCTTGCCGAGCCGATGGAATGAAATACGTCGAAGATGTTCGCGCCCATGACGCTGGTCAGGGTGCGGTCCGCAAACTGGGCCAGCACGCGGTTGGTGGCCTTGGAAATGAAACGGGAAAGTTCTTTTTCAAGGCGTTCCGGGGTGTGGCTTTCACCCTGCGTCAGCGCGTGCAGGTTTGGGTCCGAGGCGATGATTTTTGAGGCCTCGCGCAGGATCACGTCGCGCACGGAGTCGTCGCCCATGGAGGAGTGCAGGGCGGCCTTGCCGCGCCCGATGAGTTTCATGAAGCGGTTGACGATGCTCGAGGAGGATTTGGGCCGGGCCGGGGTCAGGGCGTTGTCCGCAAAGCGGATGCATATGTGCTCGCGGGCCGCGTGGCTCATGGTGGTGCGGCTGGTGTAGAATTGGTAGGCGATACCGTACAGGTTGTGGGCCATGGTGGCGGGCGTGGCCGGAGCGCCGTCCGGTGTGCAGCGGCCATGGTCCAGCGCGTCCAGCAGGCTCATGACCGTGGCCTCGCCCTGAAAGCGGGTGTGGATGCGGGCGATGTTCAGGGAGCTGTGGTCGTCCGAACCGCCCACCATGATCTTTTTCCACGGCTCGGTGCCGACCGGCGCAATGTCGTGCTTGTCGGCCAGCTGTTCGATGGTGTGCGGTGTCAGGTTCTTGATGATGGCGGCCAGCGCTTCGTTCTGGCGGGCGTCGCGCGTGCCGTTGGCCTCGAGGATGCGGAACATCAGCAGTGCCTGCTCGAAATGCTCCAGCGTCAGGCGGTCGTTGACCGCAAACAGCGGGTGCGCCAGCGCGTGGGTGATGCCCTGTTCATTGAGGTAGGGCACCAGATCGAACACGTTTTCGCGCAGCTTCTGGAAGTCAGCGTGCTGCTGTTCGGTGATGTCCCATGCCAGTACGTGCAGTTTGCAGCCGTCGTCCGGAAAATAGGTGGTTATTTCCTCGCTCACGAAGGCCCCGGGCAGGTGGGCTATCTCCAGCGCACCGTTGATGGTGTTGTGGTCGGAGATGGTCACGAGGTCCATGCCCTTGGCGCGGGCGATGTCGTATATATCCAGCGGTTCGGTGAAGCTTTCCGGGCAGCCGATTTTTTGCAGGATCCATTGCGAGGGGCGGGTGGAGTGTTTCGAGTGGACATGCAGGTCCGCCCGAAGCCACTTCCCGCCCGTGAGTTCGTTATCCAGAAGCATCACGCGCACGCCCCGAAGCCGTTGTCCCGCTCCTCCTGGCAGCGCACGCACAGCGTTGTCGAGGGGTTGGCCTTGAGCCGGGCCATGCCGATGTGTTCGCCGCACGCTTCGCATTCGCCGTATTCCGGGGAATCGATGCGCTTGAGCGCCACTTCCAGTTGCGAGAGCTTGCTGGAGGCGCGCTCGGCAAGGGCAAGGTTGAGGTTGCGCTGGGTGAGCTGGGATGCGTAGTCGATGTCGTCTGCGGTGTATTCCATGGAGTATTCCGTTTCCAGGGCCGTTTCGGACGTGCCGTTCAGCGAAGCCAATTCGTTGTTCAGGTGGGTCCTGAGTTCAATCTTCTGGGATTCGGTCATGGCGATACCTCTTTGGGCAAAGGTTTTTGACTGCAATGGGTTTAATGCAGGCCCGTGTGAACAGAATCGCGGCCCGGTTACGGTTGTGCGGCACTTGCGTGATGGGTCGGGTTTGCGATGGCCATGGTGGCGGTTGTTGACCGCTGTTGCGGGCTGCCGTATCAACAGGGGCATGAGCGAATATGTACATGCCGATGCGCGCGGGGCCTCCGTGGGCCTTGTGGAGCGGCGGGAATTTGTTTTGGAGCAGGGGCTGGAGGTCGCCTGCGGCCTGCGGCTCGCGCCGGTGAGCGTGGCCTATGAAACCTATGGAACCCTGAACCGGGACGGGACCAACGCCATTCTCGTCCTGCACGCCCTGACCGGCGACAGCCATGCGGCCGGGTACTACGCGGGCGAGGACGCCAAGCCCGGCTGGTGGGACATCATGATCGGCCCGGGCAAGCCGCTGGATACGGACCGCTATTTCGTGATCTGTTCCAACGTGCTGGGCGGGTGCATGGGCTCCACCGGACCGGCCAGCATCGACCCGCAGACCGGCAAGCCGTTCGGTTCGGATTTTCCGGTGCTGACCATCG
This window encodes:
- a CDS encoding glycosyltransferase, which translates into the protein MLLDNELTGGKWLRADLHVHSKHSTRPSQWILQKIGCPESFTEPLDIYDIARAKGMDLVTISDHNTINGALEIAHLPGAFVSEEITTYFPDDGCKLHVLAWDITEQQHADFQKLRENVFDLVPYLNEQGITHALAHPLFAVNDRLTLEHFEQALLMFRILEANGTRDARQNEALAAIIKNLTPHTIEQLADKHDIAPVGTEPWKKIMVGGSDDHSSLNIARIHTRFQGEATVMSLLDALDHGRCTPDGAPATPATMAHNLYGIAYQFYTSRTTMSHAAREHICIRFADNALTPARPKSSSSIVNRFMKLIGRGKAALHSSMGDDSVRDVILREASKIIASDPNLHALTQGESHTPERLEKELSRFISKATNRVLAQFADRTLTSVMGANIFDVFHSIGSASSLYALLAPYFVGYDLFSSEREFCMRCAERFKVRMDSMPKKGDKKGLRMAHFTDTFDEVNGVAKTIRQQLELVGRHDKTMVAITCGSRCDLPGQKDFEPVGRFTLSEYEEISLCYPPFLDMLEYCFEQEFDCILAATPGPVGLAALAISKILKLPFHGTYHTAFPQYVRAFTEDTALEDGCWRYMTWFYNQMQVIYAPSEATKFELTDRGIDPGKVVTYPRGVDVERFHPSKRNGFFNEFNVSPGKKLLYVGRVSMEKGLDHLTAAYKVLSRMRPEVTLVVVGDGPYLEQMKKELRGTKAVFTGVLAGERLASAYASADMFVFPSATDTFGNVVLEAQASGLPCIVTDEGGPCENVVQDETGLVVPAANPDALVRAMLHLVDSPERMSYMSARARAAVESRTFDATFLKTWALYNDRLRGAKAS
- a CDS encoding TraR/DksA family transcriptional regulator, yielding MTESQKIELRTHLNNELASLNGTSETALETEYSMEYTADDIDYASQLTQRNLNLALAERASSKLSQLEVALKRIDSPEYGECEACGEHIGMARLKANPSTTLCVRCQEERDNGFGACA